CGAGGGAGGAAGGAATAGAACTGAGTGAGGATGCATTGAGGTTCCTGAGGAAGTTGGGAGAGGATAGGTCCCTGAGGTACGCCGTCCAGATACTCGGAATAGCTGGGGTGAAGGCCAGGTCGGAGGGGAGGAAGGAGGTGAACCAGAGGGATGTCGAGGAGGTGGCATCTAGGTTCAGCGACGTCAGGGAAGCTGTGGAACACCTCAGGAAGTATGAGGAAGAGCTACTGAGATGATATTAAGTCTCCTAACTAAGCGGATGATGGCATCCTCAGCACCACCTTTTTAATGACCCTCGCCCGGGTTCCGTGGTGAGACCTTGAGGTGCTTAGGGACGATCCTGCTCCTGATCATCCCCTTAACGTTGGCCGAAGCGAGTCCAAATATAGCCTGGTACGATGCTCTGGAGCTCCCCTCCTCCCCTCAATTGGACGTGAGGTCTTTGAGCGTTCAAGTATCAGGTTCGGATCTCATCCTGACCGTCGAGTACTACTCCCACTCGGATCCGAAGCCGGATTACTACACGGGGAGGATCTACATGGATGTCAAGCCGGGGGGAGATCCGACCGATGTTAAGGGGGCTGACTATCAGATCGCCTTCTACTCCAATCCCTCGAACCTCTCGGATAGGAACTGCACCGTCCTAGCGTACAACGACGTGAAGCTCCAGTGGGAGGAGTCCAAAGCGTTATCCTGTTCCGTTCAGATCTCTGGGGGTAAGCTGACGATATCTGGCAAGGGCTTCGGGAGGTACATGGACCTGACCTCCCTCAGGTTGAGGGCAATCTTCGACTCCCTCGGGAAGGCCGTCTACAGGAAGCCCTACTCCCTCTCCAACAGCGGAAGGGCAACGCTCGATGGGAACTACGGGGAGTACAGGATCCCATTGATATCGAAGCAGCAAGTGGGCACTCTTCCTCCGATCGATTACGGGGAGGTATACGCATTGGATGACCTATCGAGGCTCTACTTAGCCTTGGTCCCCTCCACCAAGGAGGGGGTCTCGTGCGACCTGAGGGGGGTCAACTCGAGGCTGACTAGGAACTACTTCATCGAATTGGATTCGGATGGGAATGAGACCAACGGGGTAGATCTGAGCGCTGCCTACAGCTACATCTGCACTCCGGAGGGAAGGAGATGGTTCCCTTACACGTTATACGCTGGATCCGATGGTATAGCTGTGGGAAAGGCCGTTGAGATTTCGATGAAGCTCCTACCATCCTTAGGAAAGCTTAGCCATGGGGAGTTCGATGTGATAGTAAGGGTGACCCTGATATACAGGGACTCCGTCCCGGACTCCGGTTGGATCGTCTACAGCACCAACTTACCGAGTGCGAAGGAGCTGGAGGTCACTGGGAGCAAGGTTGATGTGGAGATGAATAAGGACCTCTCGGGCTACTTCAAATCGATAGGTTCAGCGAGCGGTACCTTCAGGGTGGGCTTAGGAGGGCCCGCCGTCGATCCCTCATACTCAGCTGGTGGCTCGGTGAGGTTCCTCAAGGGGGAGGACGGGCTCTACAGGGGGGTGGAGTTCAACGGGAGGAGCTACTGGGTGAGCTACGGGCAGAGGGACTACGCCGTGGTGAGGGTGGTGAGGATGGGCGAGGGTTACTACTACTCGGTAGCGGGTGTGACCAGGTACGGCACGAGAGCCGGGCTCGTTTGGCTATCTCAGAACGCTCAAGCGCTCTCACCGGGCTCAGCATACCTCATCGGGTGGATGGATAACGGGAACGGCGTCGTGGAATTCAATGAGATCAGTTTGCTCGACATCGGCAGCTGATCAGGATATTGAATTGAGGGATCCGGGGCCTCTGGAGTGAAGGTCGCCGTGGCTAACCTAAGGAAGGTCCCAGCCGGTTACTTGAGAACTTCGACATGAAGGACCCTCATCAGCGAGGTCCAGAGCATCTTCCACAGCTCCCATCAACTCATCTTATTTAAAAATTACCCCTCCGTCTGCCTCTACATCTATTTTGAAATAGGCATAGGGGTCTAGTGGCTCTGTACCTCAACGAGCTTCAGAGCGTAAGCTGAGATAGGACAGACCTCATTGCACTTCCCGCAGCTACTACAGAGCTCCCCATCTATCTCAGCTCCATGATCGAGTTTTATGGCATTACTCTCACAGTATTCCGAACAAATCCCGCAGTTGCCGCACAGCTTAGCCCTAGCGGTCAGCCTCATGACCTCGATGGGATCCCCACTGAACGAGATCCTGAGCCGACCATCCGGTGAGAGAACGACTCCGAGCAGTTTGGACCTCCTCAGCGTCTTCGATAACTTAACCAGCCTGGTCCGGTCCACATCCCCTACCGAGATGGAAGCGCCATCGAGCGAGAGCCTCATGGGCGCCCTTCTACCGAATTCACAGATCCTCCTCATTCTCTCAGGCGGATCAACCCATCTCCAAATCCCGTACCTGAGCCAGCACTCATCATAGCCTCTCTCAGAAGCGTAGCTCCTGAGGAACTCCTCCCACCTCTCCCAGAGGTGACCGTACTTCACCTTGAGCCTCTCGAAGTCGGAGAGCCTGGAGGCGGGGCAGAGGTAGCAGCCCAATCTCTCGAAGCCCTCGAAGTATAGGGGGTTTACGTTAACCTTCCTCACGCTTATGTAGAGCCAAGTTTGCAGGTTGCTCCAATCGTTCATGGGCGCCGCCGTGAGCATGCCGGGGAGCCAGGTGTTCTCCCATAAGCGGGGGCTCCTCATCCTGGCCGAGGACTCGTACTTCCTCTGACCCACCAGGGTTAGAGCGGGCTTCAAACCCTTCAGGGCCCTGTAAGTTGGGGTGAGTTTCAGCACCTTGCAGCACCACCTGTAGTCCCTAGCCGGAGGACCAAAATGGGTCAAGTTCCTCCAGAAGGAATCCCCGGCGCTTCCCAATACATCGCAGCCAACCCTCTCCACCAACCTCAGGGTCTCGGGTAGCTCAAGGCCCGTATCGTTGAAGTACACTAGGAACTCCAAACCACTCCTCTTGACTAACTCCAATAAGACCGAACTGTCCTTCCCTCCGGAGAATGATACTATCACCCTCCTTCCCTTAGAGACCCTCCAAATGATCCTTATCGATTCAAACTCCCTCGAGAGTACCTGAGGCTCATTGATTGAGACCACCTTCCTCCAGCTGGTCCTAACCTCGATGGGCTCCCTGCGGGGCTTGAACTCCTTCACTACTACGTAATTATCCCCTATCCTCTCAGCTATTCCGTTCCTCAGGAGCAAGAACTTAGGATCATCGGGATGAGCTTCCCCGATTACCTCACCCCTCCTACCCTCGGCCTCCAACCTCTCGATCCTGTGCCCTATCCTGCTTATGGAAGGGGCCCCGGGTTTGAAGTACCACTTGAACTCGAGGAGATCGAAGAAGAGGTGTCCTAACACAACGCCGTCAGATATCACCTCATAAGCAGTATCCAGGTAAGGAGCCCTACCTAGAAGGACCACTTCCTCGTTTACCACCAAATCACCGTAGGTCCCGAGCCCAAACTGGTCGTCCAGGGTATCCCTGAGTAACCTCAGGTCCCAATCCGTCGCGGGCCTAGGATCGCTCACCCTCGAGAGGGGCACCACGAGGTCGATATCTGAGCGGCCTCTGGAGAGTAGTGGTACGTTCTCGATGGGATCCCAGTAGAGCCTCATGGGTCTCCTCTCAGCGGATCTC
This is a stretch of genomic DNA from Candidatus Korarchaeum sp.. It encodes these proteins:
- a CDS encoding phosphoadenosine phosphosulfate reductase family protein codes for the protein MRLYWDPIENVPLLSRGRSDIDLVVPLSRVSDPRPATDWDLRLLRDTLDDQFGLGTYGDLVVNEEVVLLGRAPYLDTAYEVISDGVVLGHLFFDLLEFKWYFKPGAPSISRIGHRIERLEAEGRRGEVIGEAHPDDPKFLLLRNGIAERIGDNYVVVKEFKPRREPIEVRTSWRKVVSINEPQVLSREFESIRIIWRVSKGRRVIVSFSGGKDSSVLLELVKRSGLEFLVYFNDTGLELPETLRLVERVGCDVLGSAGDSFWRNLTHFGPPARDYRWCCKVLKLTPTYRALKGLKPALTLVGQRKYESSARMRSPRLWENTWLPGMLTAAPMNDWSNLQTWLYISVRKVNVNPLYFEGFERLGCYLCPASRLSDFERLKVKYGHLWERWEEFLRSYASERGYDECWLRYGIWRWVDPPERMRRICEFGRRAPMRLSLDGASISVGDVDRTRLVKLSKTLRRSKLLGVVLSPDGRLRISFSGDPIEVMRLTARAKLCGNCGICSEYCESNAIKLDHGAEIDGELCSSCGKCNEVCPISAYALKLVEVQSH